The following proteins come from a genomic window of Lolium rigidum isolate FL_2022 chromosome 5, APGP_CSIRO_Lrig_0.1, whole genome shotgun sequence:
- the LOC124655068 gene encoding wall-associated receptor kinase 5-like, protein MDWSLNTGQKLLLLFLATVTLQTAYGSESSGSISVPRPDCKNKCGDVSIPYPFGIGNGCFQQTPFNVTCNKKGAYLASADVKVLEINLNFGEVRVQNPYISWNCYSTNGTNKTSDLDFLSLDYFHKVSNTKNKLTYIGCSELAMIVGYSGNLPNFTVNSCFSYCDFEGDVKDSTECLGMGCCQASIAGNISQYYTFTTPVPDMYNSTIWSYSPCSYSFVVEEDSFKFDRSYVHSSSNFLSQYPDGVPLVVDWVVGNESCSEAIKMGPQYACQARNSSCVDVSNGPGYRCNCSRGYEGNPYLKDGCRDINECEPPNQSSYPCKGHCENTDGNYTCSCLSGLSSDDPKSIECVKADTNTGYTARNMAIGISASIIFLMVCIFALHAEYQKRKLEKEKERFFDQNGGQILYHQIMSKQVDTLKIYTQEDLKKATNDFDESRELGRGGHGTVYKGILKDNRVVAVKRSKLMNVAETNEFVQEIIILSQINHRNVVKLLGCCLEVEVPILVYEFISNGTVFEFIHGSRNNYESPPPSLDTRLRIAQESAEALSYLHLSTNHPIVHGDVKSMNILLDDNYMAKVTDFGASRTLPKDEVQFMTLVQGTLGYLDPEYLQERQLTDKSDVYSFGVVLLELITGKTAIYHDGPKQGKSLVSFFMLAMKEGNLEGILDASIVHAGMETLLGEVAELGRMCLAASGEDRPSMIQVADKLKALRSTWRKKLVIERSFVGLSSAASAPWYPPPSSTCSTVPHMTGIGIDTPR, encoded by the exons GTCAGAAGCTCTTATTACTTTTCCTCGCCACCGTAACCCTGCAAACCGCTTATGGGTCCGAGTCCTCTGGGAGCATCAGCGTGCCGCGGCCTGACTGCAAAAACAAGTGTGGCGACGTCAGCATCCCGTACCCGTTTGGCATCGGAAACGGCTGCTTCCAACAAACACCCTTTAATGTCACATGCAATAAGAAGGGGGCATATCTGGCCTCAGCTGATGTTAAGGTATTGGAAATCAATCTTAACTTTGGCGAGGTTCGTGTTCAGAACCCATACATATCATGGAATTGTTACAGCACCAACGGCACCAATAAAACAAGTGATCTGGATTTCTTAAGTTTGGATTATTTTCATAAGGTTTCCAACACCAAAAATAAGTTGACATATATCGGGTGTTCTGAGCTTGCAATGATCGTGGGATACAGCGGCAACCTTCCTAACTTTACTGTCAACTCATGCTTTTCGTATTGCGATTTCGAAGGAGACGTCAAGGATAGCACAGAGTGCCTTGGCATGGGTTGCTGCCAAGCCTCCATTGCAGGAAACATCAGCCAATATTACACCTTTACCACACCAGTACCAGATATGTACAACTCTACCATTTGGTCTTACAGCCCGTGCAGCTACTCATTTGTTGTTGAGGAGGACTCGTTCAAGTTTGATCGTTCCTATGTCCACTCTTCAAGTAATTTCTTAAGTCAATACCCAGATGGGGTCCCTTTGGTAGTCGATTGGGTTGTTGGTAATGAAAGTTGTTCAGAAGCCATCAAGATGGGACCACAGTATGCTTGCCAAGCCAGGAATAGTTCATGCGTTGATGTGTCTAATGGCCCGGGTTACCGCTGCAATTGCTCTCGAGGTTACGAGGGTAATCCCTACCTAAAAGATGGGTGCCGAG ATATCAATGAGTGCGAACCTCCAAATCAGTCCTCGTATCCTTGCAAAGGTCATTGCGAAAACACAGATGGAAACTACACCTGTTCATGCCTATCAGGACTCAGCAGCGACGATCCAAAGAGCATAGAATGCGTTAAAGCTGACACAAACACAGGCTACACAGCTCGGAACATGGCCATAG GCATATCCGCCAGCATCATCTTCCTCATGGTCTGTATCTTCGCTCTGCATGCCGAGTATCAGAAAAGGAAGCTGGAAAAAGAGAAGGAAAGATTTTTCGATCAGAATGGTGGTCAAATATTATACCATCAAATTATGTCAAAACAAGTCGACACATTGAAGATATACACGCAAGAAGACCTGAAGAAGGCTACAAACGATTTTGACGAGAGCAGAGAGCTGGGTAGGGGCGGTCACGGCACCGTCTACAAGGGCATTCTCAAGGACAACAGGGTGGTAGCCGTGAAGCGCTCAAAGCTCATGAATGTTGCCGAAACCAATGAATTCGTACAGGAGATTATTATACTTTCACAGATCAACCACCGGAATGTGGTCAAGCTTCTTGGGTGCTGCTTGGAGGTGGAGGTCCCCATACTGGTCTATGAATTCATCTCGAACGGCACTGTCTTTGAGTTCATCCATGGTAGTCGTAACAACTACGAAAGCCCGCCTCCCTCGCTGGACACACGTCTCAGGATTGCTCAAGAATCAGCGGAAGCACTGTCCTATCTGCATCTGTCCACAAACCACCCTATTGTCCATGGAGATGTCAAGTCCATGAACATTCTCCTAGACGACAACTACATGGCGAAAGTGACAGACTTTGGGGCGTCAAGGACTCTCCCGAAGGATGAGGTTCAGTTCATGACATTGGTCCAAGGCACCCTGGGTTACCTGGACCCTGAGTACCTGCAGGAGAGGCAGCTCACGGACAAGAGCGACGTTTACAGTTTCGGGGTCGTGCTGCTGGAGCTGATCACGGGGAAGACGGCGATCTACCACGACGGCCCCAAGCAAGGCAAGAGCTTGGTGTCATTCTTCATGCTCGCGATGAAGGAGGGGAACCTCGAGGGCATCCTTGACGCGAGCATAGTGCACGCTGGGATGGAGACACTGCTCGGAGAAGTCGCCGAGCTGGGGAGGATGTGCTTGGCCGCTAGTGGCGAAGATAGGCCTTCCATGATCCAGGTGGCCGACAAGCTGAAGGCCCTACGAAGCACCTGGAGGAAAAAACTGGTGATAGAGCGTTCGTTCGTGGGCTTGTCATCTGCAGCTTCGGCACCTTGGTACCCTCCACCGTCGAGTACATGCTCGACGGTGCCGCACATGACTGGAATAGGTATTGACACACCCAGATGA